One window of Dyadobacter sandarakinus genomic DNA carries:
- a CDS encoding fumarylacetoacetate hydrolase family protein, with protein MKLFRFGAFEQEKPGVVLEDGRKIDVSAFGEDFNEKFFATDGIARLGAWLETHAAEAPEVADGFRFGSCIARPSKIVCIGMNYAKHAYESGATELPKEPIVFFKSTSALCGPNDQVIIPRNSEKTDWEVELAVIIGKRASYVDEADALDYVAGYAVHNDYSERAFQMERGGQWVKGKSNDTFAPLGPYLVTSDEVGNANSLDLWLSLNGKKIQDSNTSDMIFQVPFLISYLSQFMSLLPGDVITTGTPAGVGLGMKPNVYLKPGDIVELGIEKLGEQRQEAVAWRSLG; from the coding sequence ATGAAACTCTTTCGATTTGGTGCTTTTGAGCAGGAAAAACCGGGCGTAGTGCTCGAAGATGGCAGAAAAATAGATGTATCTGCTTTTGGAGAAGATTTCAACGAAAAGTTCTTTGCTACTGACGGTATTGCAAGACTTGGTGCCTGGCTGGAAACCCATGCTGCAGAGGCGCCGGAAGTAGCCGATGGATTTCGGTTTGGATCCTGCATTGCACGTCCTTCCAAGATCGTGTGCATCGGAATGAACTATGCCAAACATGCCTACGAGTCAGGTGCAACCGAACTTCCCAAAGAGCCCATCGTATTTTTTAAATCTACTTCCGCACTTTGCGGCCCCAATGATCAGGTAATTATCCCGCGCAACTCCGAAAAAACCGACTGGGAAGTGGAGCTTGCCGTGATCATCGGCAAACGGGCCAGCTACGTGGACGAAGCGGATGCGTTGGATTATGTAGCCGGGTACGCCGTGCATAATGATTACTCCGAGCGTGCATTCCAGATGGAGCGTGGCGGACAGTGGGTAAAAGGCAAAAGCAATGATACGTTTGCGCCGCTGGGACCTTACCTGGTTACCTCCGACGAGGTTGGAAACGCCAATAGTCTTGACCTCTGGCTGTCACTGAATGGAAAAAAGATCCAGGACAGTAATACATCCGACATGATTTTTCAGGTACCCTTTCTGATCAGCTATCTGAGCCAGTTTATGTCCCTGCTGCCAGGCGATGTAATTACCACGGGTACCCCCGCAGGCGTAGGCCTCGGCATGAAGCCCAATGTTTACCTCAAACCCGGTGACATCGTAGAGCTGGGCATTGAAAAGCTGGGCGAGCAGCGGCAGGAGGCAGTGGCGTGGAGGAGCTTGGGGTAG
- a CDS encoding amidohydrolase family protein, which translates to MTIDSHQHFWVYDEERDAWITPDMQVIRRNFLPADLKPVLDANHVSGCVAVQAGQSDSETEFLLQCAEANDFIKGVVGWIDLRSEGLYERLERYSQFEKLKGFRHVVQAEPAGFLLQSEFMRGVGQLVAFDFTYDILIYQHQLAEAAQFAARLPNVRFVLDHLAKPDIKNGDITQWAGGIRELAELPNVYCKLSGMVTEAHWNEWEKADFRPYLDVAVEAFGTDRLMFGSDWPVCLVAAEYEGAKGILTDYLSMFSDAEMKQVMGGNAVEFYNLDMY; encoded by the coding sequence ATGACCATTGACAGCCACCAACATTTCTGGGTTTACGACGAAGAGCGGGATGCATGGATTACACCTGATATGCAGGTTATCCGGCGCAACTTTTTGCCTGCGGATTTAAAGCCTGTACTCGATGCCAATCATGTGAGTGGCTGCGTGGCAGTGCAGGCAGGACAGTCCGATTCGGAAACTGAATTTTTGTTGCAATGTGCCGAGGCCAATGATTTCATCAAGGGCGTCGTAGGCTGGATTGATCTTCGGTCAGAGGGTTTGTACGAGAGGCTTGAAAGATACTCGCAGTTTGAAAAGCTGAAAGGTTTCCGGCATGTGGTACAGGCTGAGCCGGCCGGATTTCTTTTACAGTCCGAGTTCATGCGGGGTGTGGGACAGTTGGTTGCATTTGATTTTACTTATGATATCCTGATATACCAGCACCAGCTTGCCGAAGCTGCGCAGTTTGCTGCCAGGCTGCCGAATGTGCGGTTTGTCCTGGACCATCTTGCCAAACCCGATATCAAAAATGGGGATATTACGCAATGGGCTGGCGGGATCAGGGAGCTGGCCGAACTGCCCAATGTATATTGTAAACTGTCCGGCATGGTGACCGAAGCACATTGGAATGAATGGGAAAAGGCCGATTTCAGACCGTACCTGGATGTGGCTGTAGAGGCTTTCGGGACGGACAGGCTGATGTTTGGCTCCGACTGGCCGGTATGTCTTGTGGCTGCTGAATATGAAGGAGCAAAAGGCATTTTAACGGATTATCTGAGCATGTTTTCCGATGCAGAGATGAAGCAGGTAATGGGTGGAAATGCGGTGGAGTTTTACAATCTGGATATGTACTGA
- a CDS encoding L-rhamnose mutarotase, translating to MKRYCMAVDLVDDPVMIAEYESYHKQIRPEIEKSILDAGVTQMEIFRVGNRLFMIMETVDDFSFESKAQMDASNPKVQEWEQLMWKYQRALPVSRPGEKWVLMDQIFALR from the coding sequence ATGAAAAGATATTGCATGGCCGTAGATCTGGTGGATGATCCTGTGATGATCGCTGAGTACGAGTCTTACCACAAGCAGATCCGGCCCGAAATCGAGAAGAGCATCCTGGATGCCGGTGTAACCCAGATGGAGATTTTCAGGGTAGGCAACAGGTTGTTTATGATCATGGAAACGGTGGACGATTTCAGTTTTGAAAGCAAGGCTCAAATGGATGCTTCCAACCCGAAAGTGCAGGAGTGGGAGCAGCTCATGTGGAAATACCAGCGGGCACTGCCTGTATCCAGGCCAGGAGAAAAATGGGTGCTGATGGACCAGATTTTTGCCCTCAGGTAG
- a CDS encoding endonuclease/exonuclease/phosphatase family protein gives MSRVVLLFLTIILSLTLYASRPRRPVEIKVMSFNIRHGTNRNEEPNLREILEVIRENKPELVALQAVDSLVDSKKVQFQLRQLAVQTGMHYMYAVADTSENGTQGIGILSEWPFENTQVIRLPGTPGADPKVLSCGLITAARGLTFRFCNARLEYASVIDRALQAAYINQMLVNSIQPVVIGMDMGARPNEQPYFSFRKKWQDAAEGSWFQTWNEGLPGDRLDYIFVLMNSRVRVKNYKVIRNHPFVSDHYPIIATVEFW, from the coding sequence TTGAGCAGAGTTGTCCTTTTATTCCTGACGATTATTTTATCCCTCACACTATACGCCTCCCGACCGAGGCGACCAGTGGAGATTAAGGTGATGAGCTTTAACATCCGGCATGGAACCAACCGGAATGAGGAGCCCAATCTCAGGGAAATTCTGGAAGTAATCAGGGAAAACAAGCCGGAGCTGGTTGCATTACAGGCAGTTGACAGCCTGGTAGACAGTAAAAAGGTGCAGTTTCAGCTGAGGCAGCTGGCGGTTCAAACCGGGATGCATTACATGTACGCTGTCGCGGATACCAGTGAAAACGGGACGCAGGGGATTGGGATACTGTCGGAGTGGCCTTTTGAAAATACACAGGTAATACGGCTTCCGGGCACACCTGGTGCTGATCCAAAAGTACTTTCCTGCGGGCTGATCACTGCTGCCAGGGGGCTCACGTTCCGGTTTTGCAATGCACGGCTCGAATATGCATCGGTTATAGACCGGGCATTGCAGGCCGCTTACATTAATCAGATGCTTGTCAACAGCATCCAGCCCGTGGTAATCGGGATGGATATGGGGGCAAGGCCCAATGAGCAGCCCTACTTTTCATTCAGGAAGAAGTGGCAGGATGCGGCGGAAGGCTCCTGGTTTCAGACCTGGAACGAAGGTCTTCCCGGCGACAGGCTTGATTATATTTTTGTGCTGATGAACAGCAGAGTGCGCGTCAAGAATTACAAGGTGATCAGGAATCATCCGTTTGTATCCGATCATTATCCCATTATAGCTACCGTTGAATTTTGGTAA
- a CDS encoding (Fe-S)-binding protein encodes MSYANLKIGLFIPCYVDQFYPQVGVATLELLEKLGCTVLFPLDQTCCGQPMANSGFEHLAGGCDRHFYDLFSACDYVVSPSGSCVLHVKEHLKVEGKPEESKVFRKKVYELVEFITDILKIDFIEASFPYRVGLHQGCHGQRGLHLSQMSELNAEPFSKPVLLLSKVKGLELIELDRPDECCGFGGTFCVSEEAVSVKMGKDRVEDHIRHHAEVITGSDMSCLMHLQGILRRKNAGIQVKHIAEILNSAVKKIPEPIV; translated from the coding sequence ATGAGTTATGCAAATTTAAAAATCGGCCTGTTCATTCCCTGCTATGTAGACCAGTTTTATCCGCAGGTAGGCGTTGCCACGCTCGAACTGCTTGAAAAGCTTGGCTGCACGGTACTATTTCCACTGGACCAGACCTGCTGCGGCCAGCCTATGGCAAATTCGGGCTTTGAGCACCTGGCTGGTGGCTGCGACCGGCATTTTTATGACCTCTTTTCCGCATGTGATTACGTGGTGTCGCCTTCGGGAAGCTGTGTACTGCATGTGAAGGAGCATCTTAAAGTGGAGGGTAAGCCCGAGGAGTCAAAGGTATTCCGTAAAAAGGTATATGAGCTGGTGGAGTTTATCACGGATATCCTCAAAATCGACTTTATTGAAGCCAGCTTCCCGTACCGGGTAGGCTTGCACCAGGGTTGTCACGGACAGCGCGGGCTGCATTTGTCACAGATGTCGGAGCTCAATGCCGAGCCTTTTTCAAAACCGGTTTTGCTTTTGAGTAAGGTAAAGGGATTGGAGCTGATCGAGCTCGACCGGCCTGATGAGTGCTGCGGATTTGGCGGTACTTTTTGCGTGAGTGAAGAGGCGGTTTCCGTGAAAATGGGGAAGGACCGGGTGGAAGACCATATCCGCCATCATGCCGAGGTGATCACCGGCTCGGACATGAGCTGTCTGATGCATTTACAGGGAATATTAAGACGTAAAAACGCCGGCATCCAGGTAAAGCACATTGCCGAAATTCTCAATAGTGCGGTAAAGAAAATACCGGAACCCATCGTGTGA